In a genomic window of Methanoregula sp. UBA64:
- a CDS encoding CDP-alcohol phosphatidyltransferase family protein — MTLDQYRPHVKVYFDPLVRCAIRWKITPNVLTIAALLASLAAGILFFFQMTVWAILAVAVNAFCDAMDGAVAREMKSQSLRGDFLDHAVDRYADIFIITGIFASGLVPWPIGVLALTGVLMSSYLGTQAQAVGVGRVYAGVLGRADRLVLIMVVGIAFILFPATIFGLNLLGWLLLIFGVFGHVTAFQRFAYVWIKLK; from the coding sequence ATGACGCTCGACCAGTACCGCCCGCATGTCAAAGTCTATTTCGACCCGCTCGTGCGCTGCGCCATCCGCTGGAAGATCACCCCCAATGTCCTGACGATCGCCGCCCTTCTTGCATCTCTTGCTGCCGGCATCCTCTTCTTTTTCCAGATGACGGTATGGGCCATCCTTGCGGTGGCGGTCAACGCCTTCTGCGATGCCATGGACGGAGCCGTTGCCCGGGAGATGAAGAGCCAGAGCCTGCGGGGCGACTTCCTCGACCATGCGGTCGACCGGTACGCGGATATCTTCATCATCACCGGTATCTTTGCAAGCGGCCTCGTGCCCTGGCCGATCGGGGTGCTCGCGCTCACCGGCGTCCTGATGTCCTCGTATCTCGGGACACAGGCGCAGGCCGTGGGCGTGGGCCGGGTCTATGCCGGGGTGCTGGGCCGGGCAGACCGTCTCGTGCTCATCATGGTCGTGGGAATTGCCTTTATCCTCTTCCCCGCAACGATCTTCGGGCTGAACCTGCTGGGCTGGCTCCTCCTCATCTTCGGGGTCTTCGGGCACGTGACCGCGTTCCAGCGGTTCGCGTACGTGTGGATCAAGTTAAAATAA
- a CDS encoding adenylate kinase family protein: MMCGITGTPGTGKSTVADELARRGHKVVHISDIVQPYALGKDPDRDTQVIDTDRMADELVPFDGFIEGHFAHLLPCDRIVVLRLRPDELEKRLAARGYAPEKIGENRDAEALDVCLIETVDEYEPGEIFELDTTGMTPAACADAIGQFYEGKTPASFGNIDWSAFVEVTP; this comes from the coding sequence ATGATGTGCGGGATCACCGGCACGCCGGGGACCGGGAAATCGACGGTGGCCGATGAGCTTGCCCGCCGCGGGCACAAGGTTGTCCACATCTCCGATATCGTACAGCCCTATGCGCTCGGGAAAGACCCGGACCGGGATACGCAGGTGATCGATACCGACCGGATGGCAGACGAGCTCGTGCCCTTCGACGGGTTTATCGAGGGGCACTTTGCCCACCTGCTCCCCTGCGACCGGATCGTGGTGCTCCGGCTTCGTCCCGACGAGCTTGAGAAACGGCTTGCCGCCCGGGGATATGCGCCGGAGAAGATCGGGGAGAACCGCGATGCCGAGGCGCTCGACGTCTGCCTGATCGAGACCGTGGATGAGTACGAGCCCGGGGAAATCTTCGAACTGGACACTACGGGCATGACCCCTGCGGCCTGCGCCGATGCGATCGGGCAGTTTTACGAGGGAAAGACCCCGGCCTCGTTTGGGAATATTGACTGGTCCGCATTCGTGGAGGTGACCCCATGA
- the hisC gene encoding histidinol-phosphate transaminase has protein sequence MERLVRSCYKQGGYVFAKKAGGRTHGAGDHRIARLASNENPEGPSPAAVKAAQEAVLSANRYPDERVDVLVAALKAHYGDYTFVAGVGMDGVIETLMRTLVDPGDTVVISTPTFSFYGLAAQAQGAKVVPVPRRADFSVDTDALIQAGKDAKIVVLCTPNNPTGNATCVDDVKKVLEGINGILFLDNAYVEFSGIDYLPLTKKYENLVIGRTFSKVYSLAGLRIGYAFVPAWLQPYYARAGTPFTVNAVSAAAAAAALSDREHVARYTAQVTAWRKRFATELKYPVLPSDANFVMVDVAPHKSDDIVEKLATKGVLVRSCRSFTGLADHYIRVSVGEDWENELFIRELNAL, from the coding sequence ATGGAGCGCTTGGTAAGGTCATGCTATAAGCAGGGCGGATATGTTTTCGCAAAGAAGGCGGGAGGCCGTACACACGGTGCGGGCGACCATCGTATCGCACGCCTTGCCAGCAACGAGAACCCCGAGGGACCGTCGCCGGCAGCGGTGAAGGCAGCGCAGGAAGCGGTCCTCTCCGCGAACCGCTACCCCGACGAACGGGTGGACGTGCTCGTAGCTGCGCTCAAAGCGCACTACGGGGACTATACCTTTGTGGCCGGCGTTGGCATGGACGGGGTGATCGAGACCCTGATGCGGACGCTCGTGGATCCGGGTGACACCGTTGTCATCTCGACCCCCACCTTCTCCTTCTACGGGCTTGCCGCACAGGCGCAGGGGGCAAAGGTCGTCCCCGTCCCGCGCCGGGCGGATTTCTCGGTCGATACGGATGCGCTTATACAGGCCGGCAAAGACGCAAAGATCGTGGTGCTCTGCACCCCGAACAACCCGACCGGGAACGCTACCTGTGTCGATGACGTGAAAAAGGTGCTTGAGGGGATCAACGGGATCCTTTTCCTTGATAACGCGTACGTGGAGTTCTCGGGGATCGACTACCTGCCCCTCACAAAGAAGTACGAGAACCTGGTCATCGGGCGGACGTTCTCGAAGGTGTACTCGCTTGCCGGCCTACGGATCGGGTACGCGTTCGTGCCGGCCTGGCTCCAGCCGTACTATGCCCGGGCAGGAACGCCGTTTACGGTGAACGCGGTATCGGCAGCAGCAGCGGCAGCGGCCCTTTCCGACCGGGAGCATGTGGCCCGGTATACCGCGCAGGTCACGGCATGGCGGAAGCGGTTTGCCACGGAACTGAAATACCCGGTGCTCCCCTCGGATGCAAACTTTGTGATGGTGGACGTGGCGCCGCACAAGAGCGACGATATCGTGGAGAAACTCGCCACAAAAGGCGTGCTCGTGCGCTCGTGCAGAAGTTTTACGGGCCTTGCTGATCATTATATCCGTGTGAGTGTCGGAGAAGACTGGGAGAACGAATTGTTTATCCGGGAGCTTAACGCCCTATGA
- a CDS encoding aspartate aminotransferase family protein — protein MKNTGITAQYKALDDAYYMPAFSRSMAIVRGKGSTVWDGEGKEYLDLVAGIAVCSTGHCHPAVVKAICEQAHELIHCSNLYYVPHQGEMAKKLVEVTGAKKAFFANSGAEASDGALKLARVRTGKKKFVAFTHGFHGRTIGSLAVTHKPAAREPFEPLGIPRTFVEYGNLDAVKKAVDNDTAAVIVEPIQGEAGVIIPPEGFLEGLREICDKAGALLIADEVQTGMGRTGKWLAIQHTKAEADIVTLAKGIASGFPMGAIVARDGLEFKKGEHGSTFAGGPLACAAGLATLGVIEEILPDVARKGERFKTGLAKYHPRVRGLMIGITVGEKCPEVQAECLKNGVIVNCAADGNLRLVPPLVISDAEIDRAVKVIDGALGKVML, from the coding sequence ATGAAAAATACCGGTATAACAGCGCAGTACAAGGCGCTTGACGATGCGTATTACATGCCTGCATTCTCGCGGAGCATGGCAATCGTCCGCGGAAAGGGTTCGACCGTCTGGGACGGCGAGGGAAAGGAATATCTCGATCTCGTGGCAGGGATCGCGGTCTGCAGCACCGGCCACTGCCACCCGGCGGTGGTAAAAGCGATCTGCGAGCAGGCGCACGAGCTCATCCACTGCTCCAACCTCTACTATGTCCCCCACCAGGGCGAGATGGCAAAGAAGCTCGTGGAAGTAACGGGCGCAAAAAAAGCGTTCTTCGCAAACTCGGGAGCCGAGGCAAGCGACGGTGCATTAAAGCTTGCCCGGGTCAGAACCGGGAAAAAGAAGTTCGTAGCATTCACCCACGGGTTCCACGGCCGGACGATCGGGTCGCTCGCGGTGACCCACAAGCCTGCCGCCCGCGAACCCTTCGAGCCTCTCGGCATTCCCCGGACCTTCGTGGAATACGGGAACCTCGATGCGGTAAAGAAGGCCGTTGACAACGATACCGCAGCGGTCATCGTAGAGCCCATCCAGGGCGAGGCAGGAGTCATCATTCCTCCCGAGGGATTCCTCGAAGGGCTCCGCGAGATCTGCGATAAGGCCGGGGCGCTCCTGATTGCGGACGAAGTCCAGACCGGCATGGGCCGGACCGGGAAATGGCTTGCCATCCAGCACACGAAAGCAGAGGCCGATATCGTGACCCTTGCTAAGGGCATTGCGAGCGGCTTTCCCATGGGGGCCATTGTTGCCCGCGACGGTTTAGAGTTCAAAAAGGGCGAGCACGGGAGCACGTTTGCCGGCGGGCCCCTTGCCTGTGCGGCAGGGCTTGCAACACTGGGCGTCATCGAAGAGATCCTCCCGGATGTTGCCCGCAAGGGCGAGCGGTTCAAAACCGGGCTTGCAAAATACCATCCCCGGGTCCGCGGGCTGATGATCGGGATCACGGTCGGGGAGAAGTGCCCCGAAGTCCAGGCAGAGTGCCTTAAAAACGGCGTGATCGTGAACTGCGCCGCAGACGGGAACCTCCGGCTTGTCCCGCCCCTTGTCATCTCGGACGCCGAGATCGACCGGGCGGTGAAGGTGATCGATGGAGCGCTTGGTAAGGTCATGCTATAA
- the guaA gene encoding glutamine-hydrolyzing GMP synthase has protein sequence MVKTEKFITQAIEEIKKEAGTEKVVMALSGGVDSSVCAALAARAIGDNLIPIYIDTGLMRKGETERIKTVFGNIRLQVVDAGDEFIAALAGITDPEKKRKAIGERFVRVFEREAKKSGATCLLQGTIYPDRIESEGGIKSHHNVGGMPSQTTFTKVIEPIRDLYKDEVRDVAGALGLPPEIQHRMPFPGPGLAVRILGEVTKEKVAVVREANWIAESELVEKYRPWQCFAALIGLGTGVKGDNRIHGWIVAVRAVNSRDGMTADPLEIPFADLVRIGSRITAEIPSVARVVYDVTPKPPATIEYE, from the coding sequence ATGGTAAAAACAGAGAAGTTCATCACCCAGGCGATTGAGGAGATAAAAAAGGAGGCGGGAACCGAGAAGGTCGTGATGGCCCTCTCGGGAGGCGTTGACAGCTCGGTCTGTGCCGCGCTTGCCGCCCGTGCCATCGGGGACAACCTCATCCCGATCTATATCGACACCGGCCTGATGCGCAAAGGCGAGACCGAACGGATAAAGACGGTCTTTGGGAACATCCGGCTCCAGGTGGTCGATGCCGGCGACGAGTTTATTGCAGCGCTTGCCGGGATCACCGATCCCGAAAAGAAGCGCAAGGCCATCGGGGAGCGCTTTGTCCGTGTCTTCGAGCGCGAGGCAAAGAAGTCCGGCGCCACCTGTCTTTTGCAGGGCACCATCTACCCGGACCGGATCGAGAGCGAAGGGGGCATCAAAAGCCACCACAATGTCGGGGGCATGCCCAGCCAGACCACGTTTACGAAAGTGATCGAGCCAATCAGGGACCTGTACAAGGATGAAGTGCGGGATGTTGCCGGGGCGCTTGGGCTGCCGCCGGAGATCCAGCACCGGATGCCCTTCCCCGGCCCGGGCCTTGCCGTCCGTATCCTCGGCGAGGTCACCAAGGAGAAGGTTGCGGTAGTCAGGGAGGCGAACTGGATCGCCGAGTCGGAGCTCGTGGAGAAGTACCGGCCCTGGCAGTGCTTTGCAGCGCTCATCGGGCTTGGCACCGGGGTCAAGGGGGACAACCGGATCCACGGCTGGATCGTTGCCGTCCGTGCCGTAAATTCGAGAGACGGGATGACCGCCGACCCGCTCGAGATCCCGTTTGCGGATCTCGTGAGAATCGGGTCGAGAATTACCGCAGAGATCCCGAGCGTTGCCCGGGTGGTATACGATGTCACCCCGAAACCGCCGGCAACCATCGAGTACGAATAA
- a CDS encoding CTP synthase, whose translation MKYIFVTGGVMSGLGKGITAASVGRILKNRGYRVTAVKIDPYLNIDAGTMNPAQHGEVFVLKDGGEVDLDLGNYERFLDIELTSSHNITTGKVYRTVIEKERRGDFLGETVQIIPHITDQIKTCIKNAAEEEFPDGTKADVCLVEVGGTVGDIESMPFLEAVRQMRGELDGRDYVLIHVTLVPEDAMGDLKTKPTQHSVKALRELGLHADIIVCRSERVVGANTKRKISAFCDLPLSAVISAATARDTYEVPMEMEKEGIADVLSAHLGLEKRETDPSWYRLVTREYTSRVTVGIVSKYGIEDVYISIKEALKHAGRALSTEVKIVWLDAERYEHGSLKDYDGILIPGGFGKRGIEGKIDAIAFARENNIPFLGLCLGFQLATIEFARHKCGIEDATSEEFGEGSHVIALLPEQEEVKNLGGTMRLGDYTSDIRDGTLAMKLYGQQQIVERHRHRYEVNPHYIEKLEKAGLVFSATNRNRMECLELPGHPYFFATQFHPEFKSRPTRPSPPYLGFVEACRANKRTK comes from the coding sequence GTGAAGTATATCTTTGTCACCGGCGGTGTGATGAGCGGCCTTGGGAAAGGGATCACGGCCGCATCAGTGGGACGGATCCTGAAAAACCGTGGGTACCGGGTCACGGCAGTCAAGATCGACCCGTACCTCAATATCGATGCCGGGACCATGAACCCGGCCCAGCACGGCGAGGTCTTTGTCTTAAAAGACGGGGGCGAGGTAGACCTCGACCTGGGCAACTACGAACGGTTCCTCGATATCGAGCTCACGTCTTCCCATAACATCACGACCGGGAAGGTCTACCGGACCGTGATCGAAAAGGAACGGCGGGGCGACTTTTTAGGGGAGACCGTCCAGATCATCCCCCACATCACCGACCAGATCAAGACCTGTATTAAAAATGCGGCAGAGGAAGAGTTCCCAGACGGCACAAAGGCCGATGTCTGCCTTGTCGAGGTCGGGGGAACGGTCGGCGATATCGAGAGCATGCCGTTCCTGGAAGCCGTCCGCCAGATGCGGGGCGAGCTCGACGGGCGCGACTATGTCCTCATTCACGTGACCCTTGTTCCCGAGGATGCGATGGGCGACTTAAAGACCAAGCCCACCCAGCACTCGGTAAAGGCGCTCCGGGAGCTCGGGCTCCACGCGGATATCATTGTCTGCCGGAGCGAGCGGGTGGTCGGGGCAAACACCAAGCGCAAGATCTCGGCGTTCTGCGACCTGCCCTTAAGCGCGGTCATCTCGGCAGCCACCGCCCGGGACACCTACGAGGTTCCCATGGAGATGGAAAAGGAGGGGATCGCCGATGTCCTCTCCGCCCACCTCGGCCTTGAAAAGCGGGAGACCGATCCCTCGTGGTACCGGCTGGTGACCCGGGAATATACGAGCCGGGTCACGGTCGGGATCGTGAGCAAGTACGGCATCGAGGACGTGTACATCAGTATCAAGGAAGCGCTCAAGCACGCGGGACGGGCCCTTTCTACCGAAGTGAAGATCGTCTGGCTCGATGCCGAGCGGTACGAGCACGGCTCGCTCAAGGACTACGACGGCATCCTGATCCCCGGCGGCTTCGGGAAGCGGGGAATCGAGGGGAAGATCGATGCGATAGCATTCGCCCGGGAGAACAATATCCCCTTTTTGGGCCTCTGCCTCGGGTTCCAGCTCGCAACGATCGAGTTTGCCCGGCACAAGTGCGGGATTGAGGACGCCACGAGCGAGGAGTTCGGCGAAGGCTCGCACGTGATCGCACTGCTTCCCGAGCAGGAAGAGGTCAAAAATCTCGGCGGGACCATGCGCCTCGGGGACTATACCTCCGATATCCGGGACGGCACCCTTGCCATGAAACTCTACGGCCAGCAGCAGATCGTGGAACGGCACCGGCACCGGTACGAGGTAAATCCCCACTATATCGAAAAGCTCGAAAAAGCAGGGCTCGTCTTTTCGGCGACAAACCGGAACCGGATGGAGTGCCTCGAGCTCCCCGGCCACCCCTACTTCTTTGCAACGCAGTTCCACCCCGAGTTCAAGTCCCGGCCCACCCGGCCGTCACCGCCGTACCTCGGCTTTGTCGAGGCATGCCGGGCAAACAAGCGGACAAAGTAG
- a CDS encoding tetratricopeptide repeat protein, producing MTRGKISLVTVLFLACLLVVIPAAAAENTTHDAATQYYNRGTQLLTGGDYAGAIQQYDQALASNTSMIKISDALLYTYQNMAYAQIRLGNYTDAIATLDTGIAEYPKDKLLWNNKGYAQFSLGKYGDAVTSYNQALAIDGNYTGALINKGDALVKMGNFQDAAVAYQAALTTNPTDKDTAAKLAAAQKSAASSTQTTLIVLVVVLVIVAAGVAYYVTRKGATTDKKSEAKKNKK from the coding sequence ATGACGCGAGGAAAGATCTCATTGGTCACCGTCCTGTTCCTGGCATGCCTGCTGGTAGTGATACCCGCTGCTGCCGCGGAGAACACGACGCACGATGCAGCAACGCAATACTATAACCGGGGCACCCAGCTCCTCACGGGGGGCGATTACGCCGGGGCCATCCAGCAGTACGACCAGGCGCTCGCCTCGAACACCTCCATGATCAAGATCAGCGATGCGCTCCTCTATACCTACCAGAACATGGCCTATGCCCAGATCCGGCTCGGGAACTATACCGATGCAATTGCAACGCTCGATACCGGCATTGCCGAGTACCCGAAGGACAAGCTGCTCTGGAACAACAAGGGGTATGCCCAGTTCAGCCTCGGGAAGTACGGGGACGCTGTCACTTCATATAACCAGGCGCTTGCGATCGACGGGAACTATACCGGGGCCTTAATCAACAAGGGCGATGCCCTGGTAAAGATGGGGAATTTCCAGGACGCTGCAGTTGCGTACCAGGCAGCCCTTACCACCAATCCCACGGACAAGGATACCGCAGCAAAACTGGCAGCGGCACAGAAATCAGCCGCATCCTCAACCCAGACTACCCTGATCGTGCTGGTCGTTGTCCTGGTTATCGTGGCAGCCGGTGTAGCCTACTATGTTACCCGGAAGGGAGCCACAACGGACAAAAAGAGCGAAGCAAAGAAGAACAAAAAATAA
- a CDS encoding PaaI family thioesterase, giving the protein MTYLDNIQKNGKYANPFFGLTGIDVVSTEEGRAVLKMAVRPDMLNGVGWLQGGMLVALADEAMALALYPMLEAAEGIATISESTSFIKGVREGVIVAEGRVVRKGRRVAFCEGEVRIGNAEKTLLSKTTASFAVTACK; this is encoded by the coding sequence ATGACCTACCTTGACAATATTCAAAAGAACGGGAAGTACGCCAATCCTTTCTTTGGCCTCACCGGCATCGACGTCGTCAGTACGGAGGAGGGTCGTGCGGTCTTAAAAATGGCGGTCCGCCCGGATATGCTTAACGGCGTTGGCTGGCTCCAGGGCGGGATGCTTGTTGCGCTCGCGGACGAGGCAATGGCCCTTGCCCTCTACCCGATGCTCGAAGCTGCCGAAGGGATCGCGACCATATCAGAGTCCACCAGTTTCATCAAAGGCGTGCGCGAAGGCGTCATCGTTGCCGAGGGCCGCGTGGTCAGGAAAGGGAGGAGGGTTGCATTCTGCGAAGGCGAAGTCAGGATCGGGAATGCCGAAAAGACCCTGCTTTCGAAGACCACGGCCTCGTTTGCCGTAACGGCCTGTAAATAA
- a CDS encoding dolichyl-phosphate beta-glucosyltransferase, translated as MTTTPPPRYSLVIPAYNEEKRIAGLFDAITAFDGELIVVCDGNDRTADVVDAIAKERPDLLIRCLRFPGRLGKGGGVIAGLRAAQAPLVGYADADGSTGISEMVRLFGHLTEADAAIGSRWIPGSTLEVRQGWLRRIESRCFNLIIRLLFGLSFNDTQCGAKVFKKSAVDAVLPHLTAQGFEFDVELLWRLARAGNRIEEVPIAWQNKGDSRVKKSDMLRMLAGLLRVRFAPGTP; from the coding sequence ATGACGACCACCCCACCACCACGGTACAGCCTTGTCATCCCGGCGTATAACGAAGAGAAACGGATAGCCGGGCTCTTTGATGCCATCACCGCGTTTGACGGGGAGCTCATCGTTGTCTGCGACGGGAACGACCGCACGGCGGATGTTGTCGACGCCATCGCAAAAGAGCGTCCCGATCTTCTGATCCGCTGCCTCCGGTTCCCCGGCCGGCTCGGGAAAGGAGGAGGGGTGATTGCCGGGCTTCGTGCCGCACAGGCCCCGCTCGTTGGCTATGCCGATGCCGACGGCTCGACCGGTATTTCCGAGATGGTGCGCCTGTTCGGGCACCTTACGGAAGCGGATGCAGCGATCGGGTCGCGGTGGATCCCGGGATCGACTCTTGAGGTCCGGCAGGGCTGGCTGCGCAGGATAGAGAGCCGTTGTTTTAACCTGATCATCCGGCTGCTCTTCGGGCTCTCCTTTAACGATACCCAGTGCGGGGCGAAAGTCTTTAAAAAATCCGCAGTCGATGCTGTACTACCTCACCTTACGGCACAGGGCTTTGAGTTCGATGTCGAACTCCTCTGGCGGCTGGCCCGCGCCGGTAACAGGATCGAGGAGGTCCCCATTGCATGGCAGAACAAGGGCGATTCCCGGGTGAAAAAGTCGGACATGCTCCGGATGCTCGCGGGGCTGCTCCGGGTCCGGTTCGCCCCGGGCACGCCATGA